GAAAAGTAGATTTACTTACttctaacataaattaaatcaaacataatacggtataatttagaatatttattttatgataaaactattattattgtttacaatcaaatcatattattaatatacatttattgattctcctataaattacaatctctTGTAGTAGCATATTGGCAACCGGTCTTTTGCCAAAATGCTAATCTTTCTTTTATAAGTAACATAGCAGTTATCGATCCACCTAACCTCGGAGGTAAAAGTGCCAAACCTAAACCCGGTATCAATGACACGAGAGGGAACCCATGACTAGTTGACTTGATGATTGTGGATGCTGTTACGATTTCTTCCAAGATTGCTGAACACTGTCCGTAGTCTATATGATCCTTATTCAATGAACTGCCCATTTCTTCAAATACATCATTCAAATGCAAAGCAAACTGGCCAGATATCATCACTTGCGCCAACGTTAACGCCACACCGGTTACAGGTATTGCGCTCAGTGTTGTCATTACCGTGTAAATAGATTCCTGTGTCATTAACGCCGTTTGTAAATATTCGATCTGTTTATCGTTTCCACAAAACATGGAAACATTGGGTGAACATAATGCAATTgctaacgatatgtaaaaaaccacagaatatattgctttcatttttattggcaCGTAGGTACAGCACAAGTAGTGTAAATATCCCAAGCAGTTCGCCTGGTATTCGCACGAGTCGCAATGTGTCGAGTGAGCGTCTGTAAACAAGCAAtgcatacatattaaatatgtagAGCGAGGTAATATGTCAAaaagtcaattttaaaaaaagttggaCAAATAgtccaaaaatacaaaatattctattaaatttaatatttttttaaaaaatgtaattaattttattaattttacctatattatatttgaattttattattatgatgtatatattattcatgattTGTTGGATGGCTGTGCCGAATACATTTAGAGTTTTAGTTTAAAAAGCCACTTAAAAGAAGTAAAACTTTTTCCATTGAAATAATTGAACGACAGAATATCTGCTTTCGATAATTTACCAGAACACAACAAACAATTCATGAGGACATGAGGTCTATGGATCATATAAATGTagggaaaattaaataatcggCACCTGAAATGTTATATTTCATCAGGTATTTTGGGTTTTTCTTATCGGTGGTTTTGTACTTATAGGTGAGCCAATTTGGGacctttatttattaaagtctTAGATACTAGACTACGTTTAAGTTGTCAGTCCTAAGTCTGAATAAATTTTCGTGTGGGACCTCAaaccttatttaaataaaaactgaactCAATCTTATTAGTGATGAACCATTAGTTTGTGTTAATGGGGCTGAAATTAAAAGAACTCGTTATAAagtcatacattatacatatcatacatattattataaatagagaTGTAGATGATGAAaaccataaaatttataataataaaagtgtattATGTTGTGCAATATGTTGTTCCTCCAATAATATTAGAGTAACATTAAAAGTATAGAAGAACAAATCAttcttttaaatatgttaaattaaaaaaatagttaattcaaacatccaatcacattacaataataattatagtttaataaaaattacgttttcttaaacaatgatgtATGCGAAAAATTCTTCTATTGTCAActcattattactaattattgtatacatatatattatattatgttaaattattatttttattatttatattttcttatccttatacctaataaaaatataatagaaatccACTATATTTGGGTAAGCAGGTACCTCTATGGCTGTATATCAAACTGatgtttactttattattatttttgtagtgATCGAGGTTTGTaattcatcgaggaaggctatacAACATTACGCTACGACCAAtcaatagaagtgctcaaacagggattttgagatttacgatggaaatatttgtttataaatggttgctattggttaaagGAGAAATCATTAATagaaaaagtatatatttattattggttgcaattggttaatcgggcagatcaggtaccaGCATGCATCAAggctaatttattttaaaaaaggttaaatttggtttttattattaatcggattttagtacggttaggttaggttaggattatgtattaattgattatattaatccaccgtattaaatcaaaataaactttgtataactttgatactttagagttaaatcatacacttacgtacaaacagcactgggtccgTGATCTACCAcaagtagattgcctacctgataatatactgctgcatgggaatcagaatttttattccaggcaacagaaaagttgagatacattttgaacaccatacaccgaatattaaataacgaattgaacaaagtttgagtcatatatagagttggtacatttaacctaacctatcatTTGTTTACCAAATATCATTAGTTGAGTACCGAATTGATAATTTGTCTTCgattgtaaaacatattatgtatattcacTTACCTCGTGTTGTATTGAGCAAGACGTGTAGATTCTCGTTGGAATGTGTACGTCTCTGATTGATATGAGTCGATGCACGTTATTAACACTTAATGATTTACACAACAATAACCTGTTGTCAGAACAGACGCAATAATAAGTTAACTTTTGAAGAAAGATTAATTTCGTGTCAAAAGAACGACTGGTCGGTGTTGTGTGGTTTCGCTGCGGACGCCGTCGATGTGCGGTCATCTGTATTCAGCTGTCGTGTCCGGCTGAGTGTACTACTTTAATGAGTCTATTGTCTGTGCGTTGTCGTTTATATAAGGAAGCGATTGtcttatccccccccccccacgcaATTGTTATTACGTAACGTCAGAATTGATTGTTCGCGTTTTTTATGTGAATTGCGCGTATTCATGTTGTGTTTTCGAATATTGTCATTGGGTTTTTAGCAATATTGATACGATAAGGGTGTTTCGCACGTTGGGTGCTatcttattattctttttatgcATAGTTTTAGCAGTGATCTCAGGTTCTTCGACCGAATGTCGTATAGTGAGCATGTGTGTACATTTTATGTCGTATTTTGCACATTGTCATTGGCTTTTTGGCACTATTTGTACGAATACGGTGTTTTGTTATGTCATATATTCGCGAGTGTATGTCACCGTCCCTTCGTACAATATTTTaggattaatattttaagtgattgTTACATTGTGCGTATGCGCGGAGGATGTGTTT
This genomic window from Metopolophium dirhodum isolate CAU chromosome 1, ASM1992520v1, whole genome shotgun sequence contains:
- the LOC132934619 gene encoding uncharacterized protein LOC132934619 gives rise to the protein MKAIYSVVFYISLAIALCSPNVSMFCGNDKQIEYLQTALMTQESIYTVMTTLSAIPVTGVALTLAQVMISGQFALHLNDVFEEMGSSLNKDHIDYGQCSAILEEIVTASTIIKSTSHGFPLVSLIPGLGLALLPPRLGGSITAMLLIKERLAFWQKTGCQYATTRDCNL